A single window of Nicotiana sylvestris chromosome 5, ASM39365v2, whole genome shotgun sequence DNA harbors:
- the LOC104230148 gene encoding copper transport protein ATX1 — MSQTVVLKVGMSCQGCVGAVKRVLGKMEGVENFDIDLKEQKVTVKGNVQPEAVLQTVSKTGKPTSFWEAGEPAQTEEKPAEAVGTA; from the exons ATGTCTCAG ACTGTTGTTCTCAAGGTTGGCATGTCATGCCAAGGCTGTGTCGGAGCTGTAAAAAGGGTGCTGGGGAAAATGGAAG GTGTAGAAAACTTTGACATTGATCTGAAGGAGCAAAAAGTGACAGTAAAGGGAAATGTTCAACCAGAAGCTGTTCTCCAGACTGTTTCAAAGACTGGAAAACCAACATCTTTCTGGGAAGCAGGGGAACCGGCTCAAACTGAAGAAAAGCCTGCAGAAGCTGTTGGTACAGCTTGA
- the LOC138868442 gene encoding uncharacterized protein produces MRLNDEEITFNVHKSIRRPSEFVNCSLIDVVDVIVEADDETLTIKDPLVACLVNLDEVNGKELVEWAQQLLQVLKECKTVIGWTMADIKRIIPAYCMHKILLEGGHKPSREHQRRLNPNMKEVVKKEVIKWLDVGIIFPISDRNWVSPVQCVPKKGGTTVVKNENNELISTRTVTGWRICMDYMKLNLATRKDHFPLPFIDQMLDRLAGRSHFCFLDGYSGYNQISIAPEDRENTSFTCPYGIYAFRRMPFGLCNAPATFQRCMMAIFTNMVEDIMEVFMDDFSVVGNPFDECLINLARVLKRCIETNLVLNWEKCHFMVQEGIVLGYRVSSKGIEVDRAKVDVIAKLPPPTSVKAIRSFLGHDDFYRRFLKNFSKIVNPFCKLLEKDHPFLFSDDCRVEAAALPTNDARVVVGFLKKNIFTRFGTTPRAIINDGGTHFCNRAFEKLLAKYDVRHKVATPYHTQTSGQVKKSNREIKSVLTKTMNATRTDWEKKLDDALWAYRTAFKTPIGMSPYKLVFGKEHRAWWAMKHLNLDIEAAGTTRVTELHELDEFRYLAFDRTRLYKERMKRLHAKNIVERNFNPKDMVLLYNSRLRLFSGTMAPSRKRRTIGASSSSQAGLSRARGSAPARPFDSSRFVGQGSGSLCG; encoded by the exons atgagattgaacgatgaGGAAATAACATTCAATGTACATAAATCTATAAGGCGACCGAGTGAATTCgtcaattgctctcttattgatgtcgtggatgtaattGTAGAAGCAGATGATGAGACGTTGACTATTAAGGACCCTCTTGTTGCATGTCTGGtaaatttagatgaggtgaatgggAAAGAATTGGTAGAATGG gcacaacaacttttgcaggtactcaaggagtgcaagactgtcattgggtggaccatggcagacattaagAGGATCATCCCGGCatattgtatgcataaaattctgctggaaggggggcacaaaccttccagagaacaccaaagaaggctgaaccccaacatgaaggaagtggtgaagaaagaggtgattAAGTGGTTGGATGTGGGAATCATTTTCCCCATCTCTGACCGCAACTGGGTTAGCCCAGTGCAGTGTGTTCCTAAGAAGGGTGGTACGACGGTGGTAAAAAAtgagaacaatgagttgatctctacaagaactgtcacaggctggagaatttgcatggactacATGAAATTGAATCTGGCCACCcgaaaagaccacttcccacttcccttcattgatcagatgcttgaTAGACTGGCTGGGAGGTCTCACTTCTGTTTTCTAGATGgatactcagggtacaatcaaatctccattgcaccagaggacagaGAGAATACCTCCTTCACATGTCCATATGGCATTTATGCttttcggaggatgccctttggcctatgcaatgcacctgccacattccaaaggtgcatgatggccatatttactAACATGGTCGAAGACAtaatggaggttttcatggatgatttctcagtggtgggaaaCCCATTCGACGAGTGCCTTATAAATCTGGCACGAGTGTTGAAAAgatgtattgagactaacctggtacttaattgggagaagtgccatttcatggtacaagagggcatagtcttgggATACCGAGTATCAAGCAAGGGAATcgaggtggatcgtgctaaagttGACGTGATAGCAAAGCTTCCACCCcccacttcagtcaaggcaatcaggagcttcctcgggcatgACGATTTCTACCGGAGATTCTTAAAAAACTTCTCAAAAATTGTCAACCCtttctgtaagttgttagaaaaagatcaccctttcttattttctgatgattgcagg GTGGAAGCTGCAGCACTTCCCaccaatgatgcaagagtggtggtggggtttttgaagaagaatatattcacccgttTCGGGACCACCCCGAGAGCTATTATCAatgacggaggcactcacttctgcaatCGAGCCTTTGAGAAATTGTTAGCAAAGTacgatgtacgccacaaggtggcaacCCCGTATCATACTCAGACCAGTGGACAGGTCAAAAAGTcaaatagagagataaagagtgtactGACCAAGACTatgaacgccacaagaactgattgggaaaaaaagctagatgatgcactttgGGCCTAcagaactgcttttaaaacaccaattggcatgtcaccatataagttggtatttgggaaagaacatagagcttggtgggcAATGAAACACCTAAATCTGGACATTGAGGCTGCGGGCACAACTAgagtcacagaattgcatgagctcgacgagTTCCGATATCTTGCTTTCGATAGAACAAGGCTGTataaggagagaatgaagaggttgcatgccaagaacattgttgagcgaaATTTCAATCCCAAAGACATGGTATTGCTTTATAACTCAAGACTAAGGCTATTTTCGG GTACTATGGCTCCATCTAGGAAACGACGCACCATAGGTGCTTCTTCCAGCAGTCAAGCTGGATTGTCCAGGGCGCGCGGGTCAGCTCCTGCTCGTCCCTTTGATAGTAGCAGGTTCGTCGGCCAAGGATCAGGATCTCTTTGCGGATAA
- the LOC138868443 gene encoding uncharacterized protein, translated as MHVSPATAQQWKYGSAVVTRPIAEKLSDPGSFTILCTIGNFAFAKALCDLGASINLMPPAIYKRLGIRRARPTSMLLQLVDRTVKRPSNILDDVLIQVEKFVFPADFMILDCKVGEEIPIILGRLFVAAGRALIDCETGSLR; from the exons ATGCATGTCAGTCCAGCCACAGCTCAACAATGGAAATATGGGAG TGctgtggtgactagaccaattgctGAGAAGTTGTCTGAtccagggagtttcacaattctCTGCACTATTGGTAACTTTGCCTTTGCCaaggcactttgtgatttgggggctagcattaatcttatgcccccggcgatctataagaggttggggattagaagagctagacccacttcTATGTTATTGCAGCTCGTTGACAGAACCGTGAAAAGACCCTCTAATATCCTAgatgatgtgttgattcaggtagagaaatttgtgttccctgcagattttatGATTCTAGATTGCAAGGTGGGtgaagaaattcccataattttgggaaggctaTTCGTGGCCGcagggagagctctcattgattgtgaaactgggAGCTTaagatga
- the LOC104230149 gene encoding peroxidase 5-like: protein MDSKGFNCSVIALVSCMVLSFSVSSLAKKQQHCPLKVGFYQHTCPSAESIVRNVVYKAVSRNPGIAAGLIRLHFHDCFVRGCDASVLLDGPNSEKESVANKNSLRGFEVIDAAKAKLEAACPGTVSCADILAFAARDSSYKVGKINYAVQAGRRDGRVSIKDEALPNLPSPFVGVKELIKSFARKGMSVDEMVTLSGAHSIGIAHCAVFANRLYPQNKQQNLPIDPEYERMLKSICPPEALTNGTGVANPANLDVLTPNRLDNRYYMDLKSKKGLLVSDQTLMSNPKTAKMVNFNARYGRVWGKKFADAMVHMGTLDVLTGWKGEIRKNCHFVN, encoded by the exons ATGGATTCAAAGGGCTTCAATTGTTCAGTTATTGCACTTGTTTCTTGCATGGTTTTATCCTTTTCAGTCTCTTCCTTGGCCAAAAAACAACAACACTGTCCGCTTAAAGTTGGTTTCTATCAACATACTTGTCCCTCTGCTGAATCCATTGTGAGAAATGTTGTGTACAAAGCCGTTTCTCGTAATCCAGGCATTGCTGCGGGCCTTATCAGGCTACATTTTCATGACTGCTTTGTGAGG GGATGTGATGCATCTGTGCTATTGGATGGACCAAATTCAGAAAAGGAAAGCGTAGCAAATAAGAACAGTTTACGAGGTTTTGAGGTGATTGATGCAGCTAAAGCTAAGCTTGAGGCTGCATGCCCTGGAACTGTCTCGTGTGCAGACATTCTCGCCTTTGCTGCTCGTGATAGTTCTTACAAAGTAGGGAAAATAAACTATGCTGTCCAAGCAGGACGCCGTGATGGACGCGTTTCTATCAAGGATGAGGCTTTACCTAATCTTCCATCTCCATTTGTTGGTGTCAAGGAACTGATCAAGAGCTTTGCAAGAAAAGGGATGTCGGTTGATGAAATGGTCACCCTCTCTGGTGCACATTCTATTGGTATTGCTCATTGCGCTGTTTTTGCAAATCGGCTATACCCTCAAAACAAGCAACAAAATCTGCCAATTGATCCTGAATATGAAAGAATGTTAAAGTCCATTTGCCCACCAGAAGCACTTACAAATGGAACAGGAGTCGCTAACCCTGCGAATCTTGATGTCCTAACACCAAACAGGTTGGATAATAGATACTACATGGATTTGAAGAGTAAGAAGGGGCTATTAGTTTCTGATCAAACATTGATGAGTAATCCTAAAACTGCAAAAATGGTGAACTTCAACGCGAGATATGGGCGCGTGTGGGGTAAGAAATTCGCAGATGCAATGGTGCATATGGGTACCTTGGATGTCCTCACAGGGTGGAAGGGTGAAATCAGGAAGAACTGCCATTTTGTGAACTAA